AGTCGACGAGGTAGACCAGGACGGCGTTCGCCGGAACGAACATCAACAGCATGGCGGCGAATACGACGCCGAACAGCGGCGTTTTCACCGTCGACAACGCCGTATCGATCTGTGCACGCATCGAGCGCAGTTCGCCGCCGTCGGCCGCGGGTGGAGTCGCGAACTCGCCGGTCGTATCTGCACCGACCGCTCGCGGTCGGTCCGCGAGCAGGACGACGGCGATGACGAGCGCGACGAAGAACATGGCCGCGAGGGCGAGGTAGGTACCCTGCCAGCCGAGTGCCCCGATGAGGACCTCTACGAACGGCGGCATGGCGAGGATACCGACGCCCCACCCCGACACGGCGACGCCGGTCGCCAGGCTTCGACGCCGCTCGAACCACCGCGGCGGCGTCGTGTACGCGACGACGAACGTGATCCCCATCCCCGCTGCGGCGACGACGCTGTAAGAGGCGAGCACCCAGTAGAACGACGGCGACCGACTCGCGCCGAGCAATCCGACACAGATCAGCGCCGCGGCGAGGACCAGCAACCGCTGCAGTCCGTAGCGATCGACCGCAAAGCCGAGCACTGCGGCTCCGCTGAACGTCACGAGCGATTGGATGCTGAACACCAGCGAGGTGTTCGCGTAGCTCTGGTCGAACTCCTCGAGAACCGGCCCGAGGAAGACGCTAAAGGAGAACATCGTCCCGGCCGTCATCAGCGACAGGGCGAAACAGCCGACGACGACGAACCACCCGTAGTAGATGTCGGACTCGAGGAGTCGAGCCTGTAGTGGGTTGGTGGCAGTTGACATACGATACGGTTCCGGGTTCGGACAATAGTCGTCCACGAACCGTACGCTCTTGCCGCTTTTTCGACAGAGACGGCTCAGACGGCGCTCGACAGTGAACGGACGGGCCGCTAGCGAACAGTACTCGAACGAGCAGCGGCCGCCTGAACACTCATCGGAGCAGTCGAGCGAGTGTCGACGACAGGCGGTAGCCGATCGAACCGTTCCGGTAGCCGTTCCAGCCCCGCATGCCGCCGGCAAGGGTAGCGGCGTCGTACCCCTCCTCCTCGAGTATCGCAGTCGCTTTTTTCGCGACGATTCCCGCTTTGCAGACCGTGACGACCGTCTTTCCGTCGGGAATATCGGCGAGCGACTGTCGGAGTACGGTCTCGTCGCCGCGTCGAAGATCGTCGTAGACCGGGACGTTCTGACTGCCGTCGATGTTGCCGCGCTGGTAGCTCTCACGCGGACGGATATCGAGGACGTACGGTTCCACCCCGTTCGACAGTCTGTCGTCCAGTTCCGGCGGCCTTATCTTGCTCATGAGCCCCAATACTCCACAGCCATACAAAACGATACGGATACCGTCTTCAGTTGAGGGCGTGATCTCGCATTCGGACTCGAGTCACCGCCGACAGCTCAAGAGCGTCCCGATCGAACGGGTCGGGGCTCATACGGTTTACTGCAAGTCATTTCCGGCGCAACCGCCACTCGGGTCGCGGTTGCGCCGGTAAATCGGTACAATAATCCGTATCAATCGGCCGAAAGTGGCGGGCGCTCACGCGCTGCGATCCCCGTCGTCAGACGATCCGCCCCTCGCCGCGCTCCAGCGATATTCCCCGCGAGAGGGCCGACGGAACCTGTCGCTAATGCGCCAGTGACAAACACCGACGATCCGCGTCCGTCCGTCCTGGACCACGCCAGCGTCTCGTCGTCGAGGACCGGCATTCCCCGATAGCCGCGCTCGAGGCCGAGTTCCGTCGCGACGCGGTCGACGAACGGATGACCGAAAACGGGGGCAAAACCGGTCGCCAGCACGACTCGCGCCGCTGAGAGGCAGCCGCCGTCCTCGAGCAGGAGTCGAACCCGATCGTCGACCTCGCGGGCGGAGCGAACGTCGCCGTAGCGGATCGACAGCGAGCCGTCGTCGACGGTCGTCTCGAGGCGCTCGAGCAGCGTCGGCGGGACCGTCGCGTCGTTGCGCGCCTCGCGGACGGTTTCGTACCGCTCGCGCGAGCCGGGCGGGTGTCGGTGGAGATGGCGATCGATGTGATTCCAGTTGATCCAGCGCGGGTCGGCCTCGGTGGTCGCCGCCTCGAGGTCGCGTCTCGCACAGAGCGTGACGGGTTCGCGGTCGCGTTCGGCGAGACAGGTCGCGAGCTGGGCAGCCGTGACCCCGCCACCGACGACGACGGTATCGTCGGCAGGCGTCTCGGGGTCGAAGCCGTCCCAGACGTGGGTGATCGAGTCGATGCCGGCGGCCCACGGCGGCGTCCGGTACCGTCCCCCGTGACCGATCGCCAGCACACAGGTTTGGGTCTGAATGCGAGACTCAGACGTCTCGAGGACGAGCGAGTCCGTCCCGTCCGCCGACCGTCGAATCGATTCGACGGTGGCCCGTCTGTGCAGGTTCTCGAGATTAGCACGGTCGATCACGTACTCCGCATAGTCGAGAAACAGCGACAGCGTCGGCCGACGCGGATAGCCCGGCGTCGGCCGGAGCTCATCCGTCCGGTCCCGTCCCTCGGCGAAGCTCTCGAGGCCGAACGGCTCGGTGCCGACGTGGTGGACGAACGTCGAGCGCAGTTCGTCCATCTCGCACGCGCGGGCCTTCTGCCGGAATGACTCGAGCAGTCGGTCGTGTGGATCGACGATCAGGAGGTTGTCGTGTTCGAGGTCGGTCTCCTCGAGCAGTCGCTGACAGCAGTACGTGCCGTGGATCCCGCCGCCGACGATGACGCACTCGAGCATCGAGACACGGTATGCCGAGTTATTACTTTACTTCTTCGGATTAATAATAGCTGCTACCAGGGGGACGTCTGTTGTTACTCGTGCGAACTACTGCAACATCGACACCGGAGGCTGGATTCGGCATCTCTCATCCGGACGGGGGCTTTTTATGTTCGTTCACGAACACGATCGTATGACCGGAAGCCGACCACTCGTTCGGGGAGTGACGCCGTCGGTAGCTGTCGTCACCGTCGCCGTACTGGCGACGTTCGTCGCGCTCACGGTGATCAACTCCTCGGTCGCGATTATTCTCGCCATCTTCGGCCTGCTGTTCGGCGGCGACCTGCTCAGGGAACTCGCCGAGGCGCTCGACGGCGAGACTGAGCCGGCAGCCGAGGACGAACCGATACCCGATCACGACGCCGAAGACGCCCTCGAGCGACTGCGCGTTCGCTACGCCGACGGGGAGCTATCCGACGCGGAGTTCGAGCGTCGACTCGCGGTGCTCCTCGAGACGGAGACCGTCGCGGACGTCGAACGCTATCTCGACGAGGGTACCGCGCCGCCGCCCGCGCAGGAAACCGAAACCGAGGTCGACCGCGAACTCGAGCGCTCGTCGGGGTCGTGACCAGGATCAGAACAGCAGCCGCCCGCCCCACGCGATGACGAGTGCGAACCC
Above is a window of Natronorubrum tibetense GA33 DNA encoding:
- a CDS encoding SHOCT domain-containing protein, with the translated sequence MTGSRPLVRGVTPSVAVVTVAVLATFVALTVINSSVAIILAIFGLLFGGDLLRELAEALDGETEPAAEDEPIPDHDAEDALERLRVRYADGELSDAEFERRLAVLLETETVADVERYLDEGTAPPPAQETETEVDRELERSSGS
- a CDS encoding MFS transporter, translated to MSTATNPLQARLLESDIYYGWFVVVGCFALSLMTAGTMFSFSVFLGPVLEEFDQSYANTSLVFSIQSLVTFSGAAVLGFAVDRYGLQRLLVLAAALICVGLLGASRSPSFYWVLASYSVVAAAGMGITFVVAYTTPPRWFERRRSLATGVAVSGWGVGILAMPPFVEVLIGALGWQGTYLALAAMFFVALVIAVVLLADRPRAVGADTTGEFATPPAADGGELRSMRAQIDTALSTVKTPLFGVVFAAMLLMFVPANAVLVYLVDFADAAGVTRRIGVIALSIVGGMNVVAKFTAGWAADAIGTDRMMAVCVVLMCVPLLLLVAVPTPASVLVLSAIFGFGYGGTAALMSPLLANLFGTGDLSTLFGVTAIGFAVAGTLVPYGVGLGIDQFGGYAVPFVGTAVIGLLSAALFLAVRVARPDV
- a CDS encoding FAD/NAD(P)-binding protein; the protein is MLECVIVGGGIHGTYCCQRLLEETDLEHDNLLIVDPHDRLLESFRQKARACEMDELRSTFVHHVGTEPFGLESFAEGRDRTDELRPTPGYPRRPTLSLFLDYAEYVIDRANLENLHRRATVESIRRSADGTDSLVLETSESRIQTQTCVLAIGHGGRYRTPPWAAGIDSITHVWDGFDPETPADDTVVVGGGVTAAQLATCLAERDREPVTLCARRDLEAATTEADPRWINWNHIDRHLHRHPPGSRERYETVREARNDATVPPTLLERLETTVDDGSLSIRYGDVRSAREVDDRVRLLLEDGGCLSAARVVLATGFAPVFGHPFVDRVATELGLERGYRGMPVLDDETLAWSRTDGRGSSVFVTGALATGSVGPLAGNIAGARRGADRLTTGIAARERPPLSAD
- a CDS encoding rhodanese-like domain-containing protein, whose translation is MSKIRPPELDDRLSNGVEPYVLDIRPRESYQRGNIDGSQNVPVYDDLRRGDETVLRQSLADIPDGKTVVTVCKAGIVAKKATAILEEEGYDAATLAGGMRGWNGYRNGSIGYRLSSTLARLLR